The following are encoded together in the Fundulus heteroclitus isolate FHET01 chromosome 19, MU-UCD_Fhet_4.1, whole genome shotgun sequence genome:
- the LOC110366907 gene encoding trichohyalin-like — translation MADCDMTTKTEGITVTPPTTKTDKRSIGDYLFAHRLYQTSQAENMELKKNAAAMSLRLAELQAEIEKLRQQRPTQSRASEGNKYLRNYEECMRKRVTEIVLERRSLKEKAKRLGQTGSEATQLEQEKNYAEKKSLEEIKSNMGKDSWKLKQEKANLRMEEAAFSEKKGTEEGEITLMDKKESQEEQKTQLELQALKEERQTLEARTEEIEKQKKEIDQAKEKLEAEKQELLQEKSKLAAEKQQLEAARQLFGQETRDLDEEKIKLRQEKDEMEETKNEVKQAIEKLREEKKKLEEDRKEMGINEQEMKRLEVKLKDMENEKRMVEYGKKNAEQEVMDIKKVLDEERNTLEAEKKQLEQNKVKVDEESKKLEVERTTLEARVERLEKEQKDLEEDKKMLQTEKTDLEKEMEEFSKERMKMDSEKRKIMEEQCSESKRLNEVKRQIPEDSEKLDMESENQEVQEASGKKNKRGKKQKKLSDKLMAVKEKLEEKVKKVIEKKRKGFWSWLCI, via the coding sequence ATGGCTGATTGCGATATGACTACAAAGACAGAGGGAATCACCGTCACTCCACCCACCACTAAGACCGACAAGAGGTCCATTGGCGATTATCTCTTTGCTCACCGTCTCTACCAGACATCTCAGGCCGAGAACATGGAACTTAAGAAAAACGCAGCGGCAATGAGCCTTCGCCTGGCCGAGCTCCAGGCTGAAATAGAAAAACTCAGACAGCAGCGGCCGACCCAAAGCAGAGCCAGCGAGGGAAACAAGTATCTGCGTAACTATGAGGAATGTATGAGAAAAAGAGTTACAGAGATCGTATTAGAGAGGCGCAGTCTCAAGGAAAAGGCCAAACGTCTGGGGCAAACCGGTTCCGAAGCCACACAACTGGAGCAGGAAAAGAACTATGCAGAGAAGAAATCCCtggaggagataaaaagtaacatGGGAAAAGACTCCTGGAAGTTGAAACAAGAAAAGGCAAATCTGCGAATGGAGGAAGCAGCCTTTTCGGAAAAGAAAGGGACAGAGGAAGGTGAAATCACACTGATGGATAAGAAAGAGTCTCAGGAGGAACAGAAAACGCAACTTGAGCTTCAAGCACTGAAGGAGGAGAGGCAGACCTTGGAAGCTCGGACAGAGGAGATTGAGAAGCAGAAAAAGGAGATCGATCAGGCAAAAGAGAAACTAGAGGCAGAAAAACAGGAGTTGCTTCAAGAAAAAAGCAAATTGGCGGCAGAGAAACAGCAACTGGAGGCTGCAAGGCAACTTTTTGGACAGGAGACTCGAGACCTTGACGAGGAGAAGATAAAACTGCGGCAAGAAAAAGACGAGATGGAAGAAACTAAAAATGAAGTCAAACAAGCCATCGAAAAACtgagagaagagaagaagaaacttGAGGAGGACCGTAAAGAAATGGGGATCAATGAGCAGGAAATGAAGCGACTGGAAGTAAAGCTGAAAGACATGGAGAATGAGAAAAGAATGGTAGAATACGGCAAGAAAAATGCAGAGCAGGAGGTAATGGACATCAAAAAGGTTCTGGATGAAGAGAGGAACACGTTAGAGGCAGAAAAGAAACAGCTAGAACAAAACAAGGTAAAAGTTGACGAGGAGAGTAAAAAACTCGAGGTGGAAAGGACAACCCTGGAAGCTCGGGTTGAGCGATtggaaaaagaacagaaagacTTGGAGGAAGATAAGAAAATGCTCCAGACAGAGAAAACTGATCTTGAAAAAGAAATGGAGGAGTTTTCTAAAGAGCGCATGAAGATGGACAGCGAGAAGAGAAAGATTATGGAAGAACAATGCAGCGAGAGCAAGAGGTTGAATGAAGTAAAACGCCAAATTCCAGAAGACAGTGAAAAACTTGACATGGAGAGCGAAAATCAAGAGGTTCAGGAGGcaagtggtaaaaaaaacaaaagagggaaaaaacaaaagaaactttCAGATAAACTGATGGctgttaaagaaaaacttgaagaaaaggtgaagaaagttatagagaaaaaaaggaaaggcttTTGGAGCTGGTTGTgcatatag